The Sulfuricystis thermophila genome segment ATCGGGCTGATGAAGGTGAACGATTGGGTTTCGACCCGTAGCGGCTTGCTTTCGGCAAAGTCGGCCCATTCTTTCCATTCGGCGCCCATCGGCCCCCCTGTGACATACCAGCCGGCGATGACGATCAGGCCGATGCCGATCCCCGCCAAAACGTTGTCGCGGTTGGTGCGGAAATCGCGCGCGGCAAAAGCGAAGGCGATCAGGGCAAAGGCCACGATCAGGCCGGCAACGGTATTGCCCAGGCCGGTGAGTTCGCCGAGCGTCTGGCTCTGGAAGCCGCGTGCCGCGAGGTCGATCGTGGTTGGCGCAATCCAGCGTCCGAACACGTCGTTGTAGAAGTTCGTCCACAGCATCGCATAGGCGCACAATGCGGCAATGACGATGACGACCAGTGATTTGAGATTGCCCGCGCCGATACGCACCGCGGTCTTGTTGCCGCAGCCGGAAGCCAGCGTCATACCGATGCCGAACATGAAGCCGCCCAGCAAGTAACGTAGCCAGGCAAACTGGCTCGTGCGGTAAGGCGGGAAGGTGCCGCTGGCGAGATTCAGTTTACCCATCGCTTCGAGCACGACGACGCCGAGCATCGCGACGGCACCGGCAAGCAGCCAGGCGCGCAGGCGACCGGTGTCGCCCATGTTGACCCAATCGGAGACGGCGCCCATGGTGCAAAAGTTGGTTTTGTTGGCCAACATGCCCAGCACCGTTGCCAAGGCAAAAGCGATCAGCAGCACCTGATGATGGATCGTGAATTCCACGTTTCGATCTCCTCCAGTCTTGTTTCTGCCAACAGGTTGCGCAATGAATGAGGCAAGGACGCGAAGCACCATTCGTTGCACAGACTCTGCCGCACATCTCGTTGCCGCGTGTTACGGAAGCCGCACACGCGGAGCCGATGGTTTTTGGGCCGGATTGTAACGACTTTAGCGATAGCGTGTCGGATCGGGTACGCCTGCGGCCGCGAAGCCGGCGCGGCGCAGGCGGCAGGAATCGCAGACGCCGCAGGCACGGCCCTGTTCATCCGCCTGATAGCAGGAGACCGTCAGCGCGTAATCGACACCAAGCGCCACGCCGCGGCGGATGATCTCGGCCTTGGACAGAGCGATCAATGGCGCATGGATCTTCAGCGCCCGGCCTTCGACGGCCGCCTTGGTGGCGAGATTGGCCAAGCGCTCGAACGCCTCGATGAACGCCGGGCGGCAATCGGGATAGCCGGAATAATCGACTGCATTCACGCCGACGAAGATGTCCTGCGCGCCGAGGATTTCCGCCCAGCCGAGCGCGAGCGACAGCATGATGGTGTTGCGCGCCGGCACATAGGTGACGGGAATGCCCGGCTGGACACCCCCGGTCGGCACAGCGATCGATGGATCGGTGAGCGCCGAGCCGCCAAACTGGCCGATGTCGAGATGCACGACGCGGTGTTCGCTGGCGCCCAGCGCCGCTGCGACGCGCGCCGCGGCCGCCAGTTCGGCATGGTGACGTTGGCCGTAATCGACCGACAGGCAATGACAGGCGTATCCCTCGCTTTGCGCGATCGCAAGGCAGGTGGCGGAATCCAGGCCGCCGGAAAGCAAAACCACCGCAGGTTTAGCGGCCACGCTCGGCTCCCCAGAGCACTTTGTGCAATTGCAGCTGGAAGCGCACCGGCAGACGGTCGGCGAGAATCCATTCGGCCAGCTGTGCGGGCGGCAGACGGTCCGCCACCGGCGAGAACAGCACCGGGCAGACGGCGAGGTGCCGTCCTGCCAGCGCCGATTTTTCATGCCGTCCCGCGAGGACGTCCTTTGCCCAGTCGTAATCGGCGCGTGAGGCGAGCACGAATTTCACCTCGTCGCTTGGCCGCAAGTGAGCGAGATTTTCCCAGCGATTCTTGTCGACCTCGCCGGAGCCGGGCGCCTTGATGTCGACGATGCGGGAGACGCGCGCATCGACGGCGGAGATGTCGAGCGCCCCCGAGGTTTCCAATGACACCGAGTAGCCGGCATCGCACAGCGCGTTGAGCAGGGAGTGACAGGCGGATTGCGCGAGCGGCTCGCCGCCCGTGACGCAGACCGTCGGGCATTCGAATGCGGCGACGCGTTCGAGGATCCCGGCCAATGACAGCGTCTCGCCACCGGAGAAGGCATAGGCTGTGTCGCACCAAACACAGCGCAGCGGACAGCCCGTCAGGCGGATGAAAACGGTGGGCAGGCCGACGCGTGTCGATTCGCCCTGCAGGGAATGGAAGATCTCGCTGACGCGCAGCGTGGGGACGGCGGTCACCGTTTTTTCGGCGCGAGGGTCTTGAGCCGGGTGCGGCCGTTGTCGGCCGCCGGGCTGGTCGGGTATTTCTGGATCAGCGCTTCGAGCGTCTGGATCGCGCCCTTGACATCCTTCGCCTCGACCTGGGCATTGGCGCGCGCCAGCAGCGCATCGGGCGCCTTCGGGTCGTTCGGCCAGTTCGCGGGCACCTTGCCGTAGAGTTCGGCGGCCTTGTCGAACTGGCGCTGCTGATAGAGGCTGGAAGCCAGCCAGTAGGTCGCGTTCGGCAGCAGCGAGGATTTCGGATAGGTGGCGACGAAGCCTTCGAAGGCTGCTTGGGCTTCCTTGTACTTGCCGCCGCGGAACAGGCTCAACGCGGTCTCGAAATCGCGCATCTCGGCCTGCGGATCGGCGGGCTTCTGGGGAGCTGGCGCCGCGCCGTCCTGCGGCGCGACTGCCGGGGCGGCGGCTGCGCTTTCGAGCTTGCGCAGACGGGCGTCGAGATCGACGTAGAAGTCCTGCTGGCGCTTGTGGGCGGCCTCAAGGCTATTGGTCAGCACCTCGACCTGGCCGGTCAAACGCGCGACGTCGGCGCGCAGCGCCTCGAGCTGGTTGGCGAAATCGAGCTGATTCTTCGCCAGTGCCTCGACGCGCTGGCGCACGGTTTCGAGTGACTGGGTCGTCTCGGCGCGCAGCTCGCGGATCTGGCGGCGCGCCTCGTCGTCATCGAACATGCCGGCGCGGGCGCCCAAGGGCAGCGCCAGTGTCAAACAAATCAGGAAAACGGTTTTTTTCATGCAAGAAACCTCTGTTTGACGCCGCGAGCGGGATGGGATGCAAGGCGCACGGAGCGCAGCGACCGAGACATACCTGATAGGTAGGCGAGGGAGCGAGCACCGCGCAACGCAGCAGACCGCCCGCACAGCCAGTCAGGCAGAGGTTTCATTTCAGAACTCGCCGGAATAAAGCATGTCACCGCGGCGATTCTGCGCCCAGCAGGATTCGGTGGCTTCGGTGCACACCGGCTTTTCCTCGCCGAGGCTGACGGCTTCGAGCTGTGACTCCTTGACGCCGAGCAGCATCAGCGCCTTCTTCACCGCTTCGGCGCGCTTTTGTCCCAGCGCCAGGTTGTATTCGCGGCTGCCGCGCTCGTCGGCATTGCCCTGGATCAGCATCTTCATCTGCGGGTTCTTGATCAGGAACTGGGCATGATGATTGAGCAGCGACTGATACTCGTCCTTGACGACGTAGCTGTCGAAATCGAAGTAGATGCTGCGCTTGGCGAGCGGGCTCTTCGGATCCTTCAAGGCGGCGAGCGAGTAGGGATCGGTGCTCGCCGTGTCGACCGGCGAGGTGGAAGAGACGGGGCCAGGCGTGCGGCTTTCGACGCCGGCGGCGGCTTGTTCGGGAGCGGGCGGCTGGCTACCGCAGCCAGCGAGCAGGGCAAGGGTGACGAGAGAGGCGGCGAGCATTGAAATGCGCATGGCGGTTTCCTTGACTTAAGTGAGAGCTTTACTTGTTGGTGAAGGGGCCCCAGGCAGGCTCGCGGACATCCGCGGCCTGCACCGAGAGGCGTTGTTTGACGCGGCCATCGACCGACACCGCGGCAAGCACGCCGCGCCCGCCGACTTCGGTGGCGAACAGGATCATGCGGCCGTTGGGGGCGAAGCTCGGCGATTCGTCCTTCGCGGTGTCGGTGAGCACCTGCACCTGGCGGCTGGCGAGATCCATCACCGCGACGCGGAAGCGGCCGCCATCGCGGGTAACGAAGGCGAGCGTCTTGCCGTCGGGCGATAGGCGTGGCGTGACGTTGTAGCTGCCGTCGAAGGTGATGCGCTGGGCCGCACCGCCGGCGACCGGCTGGCGGTAGATCTGCGGGCTGCCGCCGCGATCGGAGGTGAAGTAGATGAATTCGCCATCGGGCGAAAACTGCGGCTCGGTGTCGATGCCCGACGAGGAGGACAGCCGCGTGACGCCGCTGCCGTCGGCATTGACGAGGTAGAGCTGCGAATTGCCGTCCTTGGTCAGCACGACGGCGAGCTTCCTGCCATCCGGCGACCAGGCGGGCGCCGAATTGGAGCCCTTGAAGTTGGCGGCGACGTGACGCTTGCCGGTGGCGAGATCATGCACGTAGATGACCGGTTTCTTGGCCTCGAAGGAAACGTAGGCGAGCTTGCTGCCGTCGGGCGACCAGGCCGGCGAGATGATCGGCTCGCGGGAGGCCAGCGCGGGCTGAGGATTGTTGCCATCGGCATCGGCGATCTGCAGCTCGTAGCGGCCGGCGCTCTTCACCACGTAGGCGATGCGTGTCGAGAAGATGCCGCGTTCGCCGGTGAGTTTCTCGTAGATCGTGTCGGCGATGCGGTGCGCGGTGGCGCGAATCTGGCTCGTGGTGTGCGTCAGTGCCAGGCCGTCGATCGCGGCCTGCTTCTGGATGTCGTAGAGGCGGAAGCGCGTTTCATACCGGCCATCGGGGAGGCTCACGAGGCTGCCGGCGGCGAGCGCATCGGCGCCACGGCTTTTCCAGTCGGGGAAGTTCGGCGGCGTGTTTTCGTCCAAGACGCTGCCGGCCGTATTGACGAGATTGAAGCGGCCGCTTCTTTCGAGGTCGGCGCGGATCACCGAGGTCAATGCCTGGGCGACGACGCGTTCGCCGGCAAAGTCGCTGATCGCGATCGGCAGGCGGCTTGCGCCCGCGCCGGTGATCTCGATGGAAAGCTGGGCCTGGGCCAGCATCGCGGCGCCGGCGAACAGCAGAGCTGCGGCCAGTCGGGAAATGAGTGGTTTCATGATCTTGCGATTATACGCGCGGGGCAGAGGGTCATTCTTCCAGAGGCCTAAAGCGCAGCTCCAGCGTGCGGCTGAACAGTTCCTTTTGCGCCGGCGTGGGCAACGGGCTGGACTTGCGGATCGCGCGCTCGGTGGCGGCATCCCAGGCCGGATTGCCGGAGGATTTCTTCAGCCGTACGTCGAGCACTTCGCCGCTCGGCAACTGGGTGACCTCGAAGATCGCCTCGGGATTGCCTTTCACGTCGGCCGGCAGCACGATGTTGCCGCGCACCTTGCCGCGGATCTTCGCGATGTAGTCGGCCATCGCATTCGACTGCGCGGCGCTTGCCTGCTGGGCCTTGAGCGCGGCGAGCTCCTTCGCCGCCTCCCGGGCGGCGGCTTCGGCGGTCTTGCGCTTCTCGGTTTCCATGAGCTCGCGCTCGAGCTGTTCCTTGAAGGGATCCTTGGGCGGCTCTGCCTTCGGTTCGGGCTTGGGCTCGGGTTTCGGCGGCGGCTTGGGTTTCTCTTTTTGGGCGATGTCCGGTTTGGGCGGTGGCTTCACCGGTTCCGGTTTGGCGACAGGCTTGGGCTCTGACTGCGGCTTGGGTTGCGGTTTCGGTTCGGGCTCCGGCTGCGGTGCGGGTTTGGGCTCCGGCGCGGAAGTCGGCGCTGGTGGGACGGCACGCACCAGATCGACCGCGACCACTTCGGTTTTTTTCGTCTGCCAGTGGATGCCATAGACGATCAGCAGGATCAGCACGACATGGATCAGCACCGCGAGGACGAAGGCGATGCGCTTGCCGGGAACCTTGCGAGGCTGGGTGCGGAAGTCGTTCATTTGCCTCTGGTCTGGACGAGCAGGCCGATCTTGGCGACCTGGGCGCGTTGCAGTTCATCCATCACATCGAGCACCGCCGCATATTTCGTGTTACGGTCGGCGGCGATCAGCACCGGCTGATCGGGGTTCTTTTCCTGCGCCTGCCGGATGCGCTCGGCCAGTTCCAGCCGCCCGACGCTGACCGTGGCCCCGCCCAGGGCGCGGTCTCTCATCTCCATCGCGCCGTCGGCCTTGACGATGATTTCGAGCGGCTCGACCGGTGGCGCGGCCGCCTTGCCGACGGAGGGTAGCTCGATCGCGGCGGGCTGGATCATCGGCGCAGTGACCATGAAGATGATCAACAGCACCAGCATCACGTCGATGTAGGGCACGACGTTGATCTCGTGTTTGAGACGTCTTTGTCGCATCACTTCATCTGCCGTTGCAGGATGTTCGAAAACTCTTCCATGAAGCTTTCGAAGCGCACCGCGAGCCGGTCGGTGTCATGCGCGAAACGGTTGTAGGCCACCACGGCGGGAATCGCGGCGAACAGACCGATCGCGGTGGCCACCAGCGCCTCGGCGATGCCGGGAGCGACGGCGGCGAGTGTCGCCGTCTGCATGCTGGAAAGGCCGCGGAACGAGTGCATGATGCCCCACACCGTGCCGAACAGGCCGACATAAGGCGATACCGAGCCAGCCGAAGCGAGGAAGGCCAGATGCGCTTCGAGGTCATCCACTTCGCGTTGGTAGGTGGCGCGCATCGCGCGGCGCACGCCGTCGATCGCGGTGGCGGGGTCGAGCAGCTTTTGTCCGCGCAACTTGGTGAATTCGCGGAAGCCAGCGGCGAAGATGCGTTCCATGGCGCCGTTGTGCTGCGGGTCGCCGATCGCCTCCTGATACAGCGTGTTCAGATCGCCGCCGCTCCAGAAGTCGCGCTCGAATTGGTCGGTCTTGCGCCGCGCGTCGCGCAGCTGAAACCATTTGCGGAAGATCCAGTACCAGGACATGACGGAAACATAGGTGAGCACCGCCATCACCAGCTTGACGATCAGGCTGGCGTTGGTGATCAATTCGACGATGGCGAGATCCTGAGTGACGTTCATGATGTCTGTGTTGATCGGATGCTTTCGAAAAGCGGTGCCGGCAGCGCGGTGGCGCGCCCACGGCCGAGGTCCAGGCAGGCGACGCGCACCTTGGCGGTGAGGAGCGTCTCCTTGCCCCGCCGGATCGATTGTGCGAAGGTGACTTGCGCGCGGCCCAGCGCTTCGACCGCGGTGGCGACGACGAGTTCATCGTCGAGCCGCGCCGGTTTGAGATACTCGGCAGAAAAGGAGCGGACCGCGAAGGCGATGCCCGTTTCTCGCGCAAGCAGGCGCTGTTCGAAGCCAAGCTGACGGAGGAACTCGGTGCGGCCGCGTTCGAGATATTTGAGGTAGTTGGCGTAATACACCACGCCGCCGGCGTCGGTGTCCTCGTAATAGACACGCACGGGCAGATGGCTAATCATCCCAGATTGTCCATTAGACCAGGCTGATGCGTCATGAGCATGCGAAACCATCATTTCATCGCCCTACACGGCGGGTCTCAAACTGCGGGCGGCATCTTCGCGCCCCCGCTCCTCGCCAATAGACACCGTTATTGGCTCGTCGCGGGGACGCAAATCTGCTCGCCCTCGCCATCGATACCCGCTCGCGTTCCAATGGACAATCTGGGATCATTCCTTGTCCCATAACTCGTGATTGGGCTGGCCGGGCGCGACCAGGCCGAAGTGCCGCCAGATGCTCGCCGTCGCCATGCGGCCACGCGGCGTGCGCTGCAGATAGCCCTGCTGGATCAGATACGGCTCCAGCACGTCCTCGATCGTGTCGCGCGCCTCGCCGATCGCGGCGGCGAGGTTATCGACCCCGACCGGTCCGCCGCCGAATTTTTCCAGCACCGCAGCCAAGAGCTTCCGGTCCATCACATCGAGGCCCAGCTGATCGACGTCGAGCATGGTCAGTGCCGCGTCGGCGATCTCGCGCGTGATCGCGCCGTCGTGTTTCACTTCCGCGAAGTCGCGCACGCGCCGCAGCAGCCGGTTGGCGATGCGCGGCGTGCCGCGCGAACGGCGCGCGATCTCCAGCGCGCCTTCCGCGGCGATCGTGCAGTTCAGCAGCTGCGCCGAACGGCGCACGATCAGGGCGAGCTCCTCGGGGCTGTAGAACTCCAGCCGCGCGACGATGCCGAAGCGATCGCGCAATGGGTTGGTCAACATGCCGGCACGCGTGGTGGCGCCGACCAGCGTGAAGGGCGGCAGATCGAGCTTCACCGAGCGCGCCGCCGGCCCTTCGCCGATCATGATGTCGATCTGGAAGTCTTCCAGCGCCGGATAGAGGATTTCCTCGACCACCGGCGAGAGGCGGTGGATCTCGTCGATGAACAGCACGTCGTGCGGTTCGAGGTTGGTCAAGATCGCAGCGAGGTCGCCGGCGCGCTCCAGCACCGGCCCGGAGGTCTGGCGCAGATTGACGCCCAGCTCATGCGCGATGATGTGCGCGAGCGTGGTCTTGCCCAGGCCCGGTGGGCCGAACAGCAGCACGTGGTCGAGCGCCTCGCCACGCTTTTTCGCGGCGCCGATGAAGATGTCCAGCTGCTCGCGGATCTTTGCCTGGCCGACGTATTCGGCCAGCCGTTTCGGTCGCAGCGCGCGTTCGATGGCATCTTCCTGCGGCGAGGCGCTGGCAGGCGCGATCAGGCGCTGGTGGAGCTGATCGGTTTCGATCATGACGCCTGTGCCGGCTGGGAAAGCCAGCTCTCGAAAAGCATCACCCCCAGGGCCAGGATCACCGGGCCGAGGAAGATGCCGACGAAGCCAAAGGCGAGCACGCCGCCGAAGACGCCCAGGGCGACCAACAGAATCGGCAGGCTGGCGGTGCGGCTGATCAGGATCGGCTTGATGAAGTTGTCAACGCTGCTGATCACCGCCAGCCCCCAGACGACCATGAAAATCGCCCAACCCGTTTCACCCTGGCTGTAGAGCCACCAGGCGGCGCCGCCCCAGATCAAGGGGGGACCGACCGGAATCATCGACAGGAAAAAGGTCGCCGCGGCCAACAGCAACGCCGCCGGCACGCCGGCGATGAGAAAGCCGATCAAGGCCACCAGCGCCTGGGCGACGGCGGTACCGACGATGCCGACCATCACGCCCATGATCGTGGTGCGTGCCAGGAGCAGCATGCGGTCGCCGAGGTCGCCGCCGATCTTGCGCGCGAAGAGTGCGAGACGGCTGGCGAGCCGATGGCCGTCGCGGTAGAAGAAGAAGGCGATCAGGACGACCAGCGTCAGTTCCAGCAGGCCCTGACCGATCAGCGTCGCGGAAGCGGTCAGAACCTTGCGCGTCGGCTCGAAGAGCTGCTTGCCGAGCTGGGTCAGTTCCGCGTGGCTGCTGGCGAGCTTGCGCCAGTAGGCATCGAACGGTTCACCGACCAGCGGCAGGCCGGCAAGCCACCCCGGCGGCGCGTAATCGCCGGCCTCGAACCACGGCCGCAGGATGCCGATCAGCTGTGCGACGGCATCGGCGATGGTCGCGGCGAGATAGGACATCGGCAACAGCACCGCAGTGGCGAGCACCAACGTGGCCAAGAGCGCGGCCAGCGTGCTGCGGCCCTTGAGGCGGGATTCGAACCAGGCGAACATCGGCCAGGTGGTGAGACACAGGATCGCGGCGAACAGCAGGGCAGCCAGAAACGGCGCCAGCACCCAGACCGTGCCGACGATGATCAGTGCGGCGAGCGCGATCCGGGCATGGGCGCGGGTGGTTTCATTCATGCACCGATTCTACCCCTCGCCGTCTCATCCCTTCGCCAGGGCTTTGAGCGCAGCGCGGATGCCCTCGGCCACGCCGATGTCGGGGGGGAGGCCTTGCATCGCGCCAAGCGCCTCGCGTTCGTTGTATCCCAGCGCGAGCAAGGCGTTCAAGATGTCGCTCGCCGCATCCTGAGCGGCCAGGGGTGCTGTGCCGCCAGCGCCGAGTTTCGCGGCCGGAGCGATCGTGGGCAGCTTGCCTTTCAGTTCGAGTAGCAGCCGTTCGGCGGTTTTCTTGCCGATGCCCGGAATCTTCACGATGCGCCCGGCCTCCTGCAGCGCCACCGCTTGCGCCAGTTCCGACACCGAGAGCCCGGAGAGCACCGCCAGCGCGATGCGCGCGCCGATGCCGGAGATTTTGATCAACTGGCGGAATGTGGCCCGCTCGGGCTCGGTGAGGAAGCCGAACAGGAGATGCGCATCCTCGCGCACCACGAGATGGGTGACGAGCACGACCGGCTCGCCGAGGTTCGGCAGGTTGTAGAAGGTGCTCATCGGCACCTCGAGCTCGTAGCCGACGCCGCCGACATCGATGAGGATTTGCGGCGGATTTTTTTCCAGCAAGATGCCGGCGATGCGACCGATCATACGAGACGACCCTTCCTCACGCGCAAGCCGCGTGTGGTGATGTTACCGAGTCCCTGCCCGCCATGCGCGTGGCAGATCGCACAGGCCAATGCGTCGGCAGCATCCTTCGAGGGTTCGCCCGGCAGCTGCAAGAGGCGCATCACCATGTGGCCGACCTGTTCCTTCGCCGCCTTGCCGTGACCCACCACCGCCTGCTTGATCTGCAGCGCGGTGTATTCGGCCACCGGCAGATGGGCCGCCACCAGCGCGGCGATCGCCGCGCCGCGCGCCTCGCCCAGCCGCAGCGTCGATTGCGGATTGACATTGACGAACACCTTTTCGATCGCCGCTTCGGATGGTTGCCAGGTGGCGATCACTTCGCCGATGCCGTCGATCAGCGACTTGAGCCGCTGCGGCAGCGGATCGGTCTCAACGCTCTTGACGCAGCCGCTGGCGACATAGGCGAGCTTCTGCCCGGTCTTGTCGATGATGCCGAAACCGGTGATGCGTAAGCCCGGATCGATGCCGAGGATACGGAGCGTTGTCACGAAAGTCGGCGCTGGCGCGACGGCACCTGGGCGCTTATTCGTCCATCACCGCCGTGGTGTAGACCTCCTGCACGTCGTCGAGGTCTTCGAGGGCGTCGAGGAGCTTCTGCATCTTGGCGGCATCTTCGCCGGCGAGCAC includes the following:
- the ruvA gene encoding Holliday junction branch migration protein RuvA; this translates as MIGRIAGILLEKNPPQILIDVGGVGYELEVPMSTFYNLPNLGEPVVLVTHLVVREDAHLLFGFLTEPERATFRQLIKISGIGARIALAVLSGLSVSELAQAVALQEAGRIVKIPGIGKKTAERLLLELKGKLPTIAPAAKLGAGGTAPLAAQDAASDILNALLALGYNEREALGAMQGLPPDIGVAEGIRAALKALAKG
- the tolB gene encoding Tol-Pal system beta propeller repeat protein TolB, whose amino-acid sequence is MKPLISRLAAALLFAGAAMLAQAQLSIEITGAGASRLPIAISDFAGERVVAQALTSVIRADLERSGRFNLVNTAGSVLDENTPPNFPDWKSRGADALAAGSLVSLPDGRYETRFRLYDIQKQAAIDGLALTHTTSQIRATAHRIADTIYEKLTGERGIFSTRIAYVVKSAGRYELQIADADGNNPQPALASREPIISPAWSPDGSKLAYVSFEAKKPVIYVHDLATGKRHVAANFKGSNSAPAWSPDGRKLAVVLTKDGNSQLYLVNADGSGVTRLSSSSGIDTEPQFSPDGEFIYFTSDRGGSPQIYRQPVAGGAAQRITFDGSYNVTPRLSPDGKTLAFVTRDGGRFRVAVMDLASRQVQVLTDTAKDESPSFAPNGRMILFATEVGGRGVLAAVSVDGRVKQRLSVQAADVREPAWGPFTNK
- the ruvB gene encoding Holliday junction branch migration DNA helicase RuvB, with the protein product MIETDQLHQRLIAPASASPQEDAIERALRPKRLAEYVGQAKIREQLDIFIGAAKKRGEALDHVLLFGPPGLGKTTLAHIIAHELGVNLRQTSGPVLERAGDLAAILTNLEPHDVLFIDEIHRLSPVVEEILYPALEDFQIDIMIGEGPAARSVKLDLPPFTLVGATTRAGMLTNPLRDRFGIVARLEFYSPEELALIVRRSAQLLNCTIAAEGALEIARRSRGTPRIANRLLRRVRDFAEVKHDGAITREIADAALTMLDVDQLGLDVMDRKLLAAVLEKFGGGPVGVDNLAAAIGEARDTIEDVLEPYLIQQGYLQRTPRGRMATASIWRHFGLVAPGQPNHELWDKE
- the ruvC gene encoding crossover junction endodeoxyribonuclease RuvC, encoding MTTLRILGIDPGLRITGFGIIDKTGQKLAYVASGCVKSVETDPLPQRLKSLIDGIGEVIATWQPSEAAIEKVFVNVNPQSTLRLGEARGAAIAALVAAHLPVAEYTALQIKQAVVGHGKAAKEQVGHMVMRLLQLPGEPSKDAADALACAICHAHGGQGLGNITTRGLRVRKGRLV
- the ybgF gene encoding tol-pal system protein YbgF; this encodes MKKTVFLICLTLALPLGARAGMFDDDEARRQIRELRAETTQSLETVRQRVEALAKNQLDFANQLEALRADVARLTGQVEVLTNSLEAAHKRQQDFYVDLDARLRKLESAAAAPAVAPQDGAAPAPQKPADPQAEMRDFETALSLFRGGKYKEAQAAFEGFVATYPKSSLLPNATYWLASSLYQQRQFDKAAELYGKVPANWPNDPKAPDALLARANAQVEAKDVKGAIQTLEALIQKYPTSPAADNGRTRLKTLAPKKR
- the tolR gene encoding protein TolR, with the protein product MRQRRLKHEINVVPYIDVMLVLLIIFMVTAPMIQPAAIELPSVGKAAAPPVEPLEIIVKADGAMEMRDRALGGATVSVGRLELAERIRQAQEKNPDQPVLIAADRNTKYAAVLDVMDELQRAQVAKIGLLVQTRGK
- the ybgC gene encoding tol-pal system-associated acyl-CoA thioesterase, which gives rise to MISHLPVRVYYEDTDAGGVVYYANYLKYLERGRTEFLRQLGFEQRLLARETGIAFAVRSFSAEYLKPARLDDELVVATAVEALGRAQVTFAQSIRRGKETLLTAKVRVACLDLGRGRATALPAPLFESIRSTQTS
- the queC gene encoding 7-cyano-7-deazaguanine synthase QueC, which produces MAAKPAVVLLSGGLDSATCLAIAQSEGYACHCLSVDYGQRHHAELAAAARVAAALGASEHRVVHLDIGQFGGSALTDPSIAVPTGGVQPGIPVTYVPARNTIMLSLALGWAEILGAQDIFVGVNAVDYSGYPDCRPAFIEAFERLANLATKAAVEGRALKIHAPLIALSKAEIIRRGVALGVDYALTVSCYQADEQGRACGVCDSCRLRRAGFAAAGVPDPTRYR
- a CDS encoding YeeE/YedE family protein translates to MEFTIHHQVLLIAFALATVLGMLANKTNFCTMGAVSDWVNMGDTGRLRAWLLAGAVAMLGVVVLEAMGKLNLASGTFPPYRTSQFAWLRYLLGGFMFGIGMTLASGCGNKTAVRIGAGNLKSLVVIVIAALCAYAMLWTNFYNDVFGRWIAPTTIDLAARGFQSQTLGELTGLGNTVAGLIVAFALIAFAFAARDFRTNRDNVLAGIGIGLIVIAGWYVTGGPMGAEWKEWADFAESKPLRVETQSFTFISPMGDAARYLMNPGDVSLINFGIVALFGVIFGSFLWAMLSRGFRIEWFVSVGDFLNHAIGAVLMGIGGVLSMGCTIGQGITGVSTLALGSILTLVAIIAGAAATMKFQYWRMMREI
- the pal gene encoding peptidoglycan-associated lipoprotein Pal — protein: MRISMLAASLVTLALLAGCGSQPPAPEQAAAGVESRTPGPVSSTSPVDTASTDPYSLAALKDPKSPLAKRSIYFDFDSYVVKDEYQSLLNHHAQFLIKNPQMKMLIQGNADERGSREYNLALGQKRAEAVKKALMLLGVKESQLEAVSLGEEKPVCTEATESCWAQNRRGDMLYSGEF
- the tolQ gene encoding protein TolQ; the protein is MNVTQDLAIVELITNASLIVKLVMAVLTYVSVMSWYWIFRKWFQLRDARRKTDQFERDFWSGGDLNTLYQEAIGDPQHNGAMERIFAAGFREFTKLRGQKLLDPATAIDGVRRAMRATYQREVDDLEAHLAFLASAGSVSPYVGLFGTVWGIMHSFRGLSSMQTATLAAVAPGIAEALVATAIGLFAAIPAVVAYNRFAHDTDRLAVRFESFMEEFSNILQRQMK
- the queE gene encoding 7-carboxy-7-deazaguanine synthase QueE, with amino-acid sequence MTAVPTLRVSEIFHSLQGESTRVGLPTVFIRLTGCPLRCVWCDTAYAFSGGETLSLAGILERVAAFECPTVCVTGGEPLAQSACHSLLNALCDAGYSVSLETSGALDISAVDARVSRIVDIKAPGSGEVDKNRWENLAHLRPSDEVKFVLASRADYDWAKDVLAGRHEKSALAGRHLAVCPVLFSPVADRLPPAQLAEWILADRLPVRFQLQLHKVLWGAERGR
- a CDS encoding energy transducer TonB, which produces MNDFRTQPRKVPGKRIAFVLAVLIHVVLILLIVYGIHWQTKKTEVVAVDLVRAVPPAPTSAPEPKPAPQPEPEPKPQPKPQSEPKPVAKPEPVKPPPKPDIAQKEKPKPPPKPEPKPEPKAEPPKDPFKEQLERELMETEKRKTAEAAAREAAKELAALKAQQASAAQSNAMADYIAKIRGKVRGNIVLPADVKGNPEAIFEVTQLPSGEVLDVRLKKSSGNPAWDAATERAIRKSSPLPTPAQKELFSRTLELRFRPLEE
- a CDS encoding AI-2E family transporter yields the protein MNETTRAHARIALAALIIVGTVWVLAPFLAALLFAAILCLTTWPMFAWFESRLKGRSTLAALLATLVLATAVLLPMSYLAATIADAVAQLIGILRPWFEAGDYAPPGWLAGLPLVGEPFDAYWRKLASSHAELTQLGKQLFEPTRKVLTASATLIGQGLLELTLVVLIAFFFYRDGHRLASRLALFARKIGGDLGDRMLLLARTTIMGVMVGIVGTAVAQALVALIGFLIAGVPAALLLAAATFFLSMIPVGPPLIWGGAAWWLYSQGETGWAIFMVVWGLAVISSVDNFIKPILISRTASLPILLVALGVFGGVLAFGFVGIFLGPVILALGVMLFESWLSQPAQAS